Proteins from a genomic interval of Candidatus Woesearchaeota archaeon:
- the tmk gene encoding dTMP kinase, which yields MAGIFNLFRKKKMEGKEEEPEASDSKSDKVPGSEKNDYIDISAKGSGPGDGSENDEESSRGKLIVIEGNDGSGKRTQIDLLADRLGKKLEIEVLDFPDYGSFYGKLIKRYLSGEFGKQVNPYLIAMAYANDRLTKREKMMKWLNAGKTVICNRYVASNKAHQAVKLGTAAEMQDFVKWVDEMEYEVNALPRPDITIYLYVPVDIAIGLVQQRADKTQTKTDIHEKLSYMKKVEQIYLAMSKNKNWIRIDCVEGEEILTKDEIHGKVYNIVKNQLI from the coding sequence ATGGCTGGCATTTTTAATTTGTTCAGGAAGAAAAAAATGGAAGGGAAAGAGGAGGAGCCGGAGGCTTCCGATAGCAAATCTGATAAAGTTCCCGGCTCTGAAAAAAATGATTATATCGATATTTCTGCAAAGGGCTCTGGGCCGGGTGATGGTTCTGAGAATGATGAAGAATCGTCCAGGGGAAAATTAATTGTGATTGAGGGCAATGATGGATCAGGAAAGCGCACCCAGATTGACCTCCTGGCTGATCGGCTGGGCAAAAAACTTGAGATTGAGGTCCTGGATTTCCCGGATTATGGTTCTTTTTATGGCAAGCTTATCAAGAGGTACTTGTCAGGCGAGTTTGGCAAGCAAGTGAACCCATACTTGATTGCCATGGCATATGCAAATGACAGGCTGACAAAAAGGGAAAAAATGATGAAATGGCTAAATGCCGGAAAAACAGTCATCTGCAACAGGTACGTGGCCTCAAACAAGGCCCACCAGGCAGTCAAGCTTGGGACAGCTGCTGAAATGCAGGACTTTGTAAAATGGGTCGACGAAATGGAGTATGAGGTAAATGCCTTGCCGCGGCCTGACATCACAATTTATCTCTACGTGCCCGTTGACATAGCAATTGGCCTTGTGCAGCAGCGCGCTGACAAAACACAGACAAAAACTGATATCCATGAAAAGCTATCGTACATGAAAAAAGTGGAGCAGATATATTTGGCAATGTCCAAGAACAAGAATTGGATCAGGATTGACTGCGTTGAAGGCGAGGAAATCCTAACCAAAGATGAGATTCACGGGAAAGTGTACAATATTGTCAAGAACCAGCTGATTTAA
- a CDS encoding aminotransferase class IV, which translates to MEPEFRLDVDKPYVIYRHDTRGNTGFYSIVDYLKLFPGSPVRQDRDYGKAGFEGALAVPSSSDPEIVNFLTLDENVNRLMRTAKVKLISERGNENEYERPGARFRRLNPGIEMAADRPQIYLVLDFNVLRDAHIGAIIRNIESGALHLKQQIYLRPGVGRDDKFVEGPKGERVMTIAPGVEGLGAEGYVTIATQNVDSYLAGKVPPRVLVWEPEIMGPGFETKTRGVRSPMRNFKTAGNYDLPGTGKDDASRENFHEILITDNEGNVLEGGGENVFMVKNGVLYTPPLSMDILPGTKRKKVLEIADALGIPVKQEPFHLRELFEGDAMAFSGTWMGFGPVEYLFQYTIGKTRQFPLDNEYIEGISNAYQDIINDRELSDPKLKDIQHRMLTRIQVPKQKK; encoded by the coding sequence GTGGAACCTGAGTTTAGACTTGACGTTGACAAACCATATGTGATATACCGCCATGATACTCGTGGCAATACAGGCTTCTATAGCATAGTTGATTACTTGAAATTGTTCCCAGGCAGCCCTGTCAGGCAAGACAGGGATTATGGCAAAGCAGGGTTTGAAGGCGCCTTGGCGGTCCCTTCTTCCAGCGACCCCGAAATTGTCAACTTTCTCACGCTTGATGAAAATGTGAATAGGCTTATGCGGACAGCCAAGGTCAAGCTAATCTCTGAGAGGGGAAATGAAAATGAATATGAGCGCCCTGGAGCAAGATTTCGCAGGCTAAACCCCGGCATTGAAATGGCGGCTGACAGACCACAAATATACCTGGTGCTGGATTTTAACGTATTAAGAGATGCTCATATTGGGGCAATTATCCGAAACATCGAGAGCGGGGCACTGCATCTGAAGCAACAAATCTACCTTAGGCCAGGCGTTGGAAGAGATGATAAATTTGTGGAGGGACCAAAAGGGGAACGCGTCATGACTATAGCCCCGGGTGTTGAAGGCCTCGGGGCGGAGGGGTATGTTACAATAGCGACCCAAAATGTTGACTCATATTTGGCCGGCAAAGTTCCGCCACGGGTTCTTGTCTGGGAACCGGAAATCATGGGCCCTGGATTTGAAACAAAAACGCGCGGAGTCAGGAGCCCAATGCGAAATTTCAAGACAGCTGGAAATTATGACCTTCCTGGAACAGGGAAGGATGATGCATCAAGGGAAAATTTCCATGAGATACTCATAACGGATAATGAAGGAAATGTTTTGGAAGGGGGAGGGGAAAATGTTTTTATGGTGAAAAATGGGGTACTTTATACCCCTCCATTGTCAATGGACATCCTGCCAGGAACAAAAAGGAAAAAAGTCTTGGAAATCGCGGATGCGCTTGGCATACCTGTAAAGCAGGAGCCATTTCACCTACGGGAATTATTTGAGGGCGACGCAATGGCGTTTTCAGGCACCTGGATGGGGTTTGGGCCTGTTGAGTACCTGTTCCAATACACAATCGGCAAGACAAGGCAATTCCCATTGGATAATGAATATATAGAAGGGATATCAAATGCTTATCAGGATATCATCAATGACAGGGAACTATCAGACCCCAAGTTGAAAGACATCCAGCATAGGATGCTTACCAGAATACAAGTCCCAAAGCAAAAGAAATAA
- a CDS encoding metallophosphoesterase — translation MRRNKSKRGIQYGYEAQRWTMHIEKDIKIVDLGLHIKAKKMLVISDVHIGYEGELHRKGMLIPKFLYRDIVDRVGQMILQTNPGTIIITGDLKHEFGRISEQEWRDVLRFIDFLAKQAKKIVLIKGNHDAILAPIARKRQVKVVDHYGFTLNGKKVYICHGDAIPVNQAFRSSDIIIIGHEHPAVSIKDGVRSEKFKCFLKGNWKNRLLLALPSLNLAHEGTDLLAGRLLSPFLQGNISNFEVYVANLPEPLHFGKLKNLHG, via the coding sequence TTGAGACGGAATAAATCCAAGCGCGGCATCCAATACGGATACGAAGCGCAAAGGTGGACGATGCATATCGAGAAGGACATCAAAATCGTGGATCTTGGGCTACACATAAAGGCCAAAAAAATGCTGGTCATCTCAGATGTGCATATTGGCTATGAGGGCGAACTGCACAGAAAAGGGATGCTTATACCAAAATTTCTTTACCGGGATATCGTGGACAGGGTGGGGCAGATGATTCTGCAAACCAATCCCGGCACAATCATTATCACCGGCGACCTCAAGCACGAATTCGGCAGGATTTCGGAACAGGAATGGAGGGATGTGCTGAGATTCATTGATTTCCTGGCCAAGCAGGCTAAAAAGATTGTCCTAATAAAGGGCAACCATGATGCCATACTGGCGCCAATTGCCCGCAAGAGGCAGGTAAAAGTTGTAGACCATTATGGTTTCACTTTAAATGGCAAAAAGGTGTATATCTGCCACGGCGACGCAATCCCTGTGAACCAGGCATTCAGAAGTTCCGATATAATAATCATCGGGCATGAACACCCGGCGGTCTCAATCAAGGATGGTGTAAGGAGTGAAAAATTCAAGTGTTTTCTGAAGGGAAACTGGAAAAACAGGTTGCTTCTTGCTTTGCCATCCTTAAACCTTGCTCATGAGGGAACAGACTTGCTGGCCGGCCGGCTTCTCAGCCCATTCCTGCAGGGCAATATAAGCAATTTTGAAGTCTATGTTGCAAATCTGCCAGAGCCACTGCACTTTGGAAAGCTCAAGAACCTGCATGGCTGA
- the dut gene encoding dUTP diphosphatase — MDLYSTEDTTLSPGQRHAFGTKIAIEIPIGHVGLIWDKSGLSRNHGIKSMGGVVDSTYRGEIVVTLVNLGAEPYHIGKGDKIAQILIQPVVHAKLEESHELGSSMRGERGFGSTGK; from the coding sequence ATGGACTTGTATTCAACAGAAGACACAACCTTAAGCCCTGGCCAAAGGCACGCATTCGGGACAAAGATTGCAATTGAAATTCCAATCGGCCATGTTGGCCTGATATGGGACAAGTCTGGCCTGAGCAGGAACCATGGAATCAAAAGCATGGGCGGCGTTGTTGACTCGACATACAGGGGCGAAATTGTTGTGACCCTGGTCAATCTGGGCGCAGAACCCTACCATATCGGCAAGGGAGACAAAATAGCGCAAATTCTTATCCAGCCTGTAGTGCATGCCAAGCTCGAGGAAAGCCATGAGCTCGGCAGCAGCATGAGAGGCGAGCGGGGCTTTGGCTCCACTGGAAAATAA
- a CDS encoding metallophosphoesterase family protein, which produces MRILAFTDLHGRINILEKLQEKAKNCDIIACAGDITTFENEMGTLIKSIASFSKPFLIIHGNHEDEVNMERACLNLKNVNFLHKAVYESGKYVFMGFGGGGFMTREPDFEIVSKSFRKHIKPGKKTVLIVHGPPAGTKLDLIDEEHVGCKSYREFIDNNKIDLVICGHLHENAKARQIFKKRTTIINPGADGVIVEL; this is translated from the coding sequence ATGAGAATCCTTGCATTCACTGACCTGCATGGCAGGATCAACATCCTGGAAAAACTTCAGGAAAAGGCTAAAAACTGCGATATCATTGCATGCGCCGGCGATATTACCACTTTTGAGAACGAGATGGGCACGCTGATCAAGAGCATTGCGTCGTTTAGCAAGCCATTCCTAATCATCCATGGCAACCATGAGGATGAAGTAAACATGGAGCGAGCGTGCCTGAATTTGAAAAATGTCAATTTTCTGCACAAGGCTGTCTATGAATCCGGAAAATATGTTTTTATGGGCTTCGGTGGCGGCGGATTCATGACACGCGAGCCTGATTTTGAGATTGTCTCCAAATCATTCAGGAAACACATCAAGCCAGGCAAGAAGACTGTGCTTATTGTGCACGGCCCGCCGGCCGGAACAAAGCTGGACCTGATTGATGAAGAGCATGTGGGATGCAAATCCTACAGGGAATTCATAGACAACAATAAAATCGACCTGGTGATCTGCGGCCACCTGCATGAAAATGCCAAGGCCAGGCAGATATTCAAAAAAAGGACAACAATTATAAATCCCGGGGCAGACGGAGTTATAGTGGAACTATGA
- a CDS encoding 60S ribosomal protein L31, with protein MAVERIYTIPLRKEWLKAPKYRRAKKAVDAARQFLEKHMKSEDVNLGKYLNLFIWKHGIKNPPAYIKVKVTKNDAGRVDAELVDAPVDKKESVDEKVKKAAKAEKADKKAEKKDEEPSPSETDDIREAEVVSETTEKKPKKAPAKKKPKTAN; from the coding sequence ATGGCAGTTGAGCGAATTTACACAATACCCCTGCGAAAAGAATGGCTAAAAGCCCCAAAGTACAGAAGGGCGAAGAAGGCCGTTGATGCTGCCAGGCAATTCCTGGAAAAGCACATGAAAAGCGAGGACGTGAACCTTGGAAAATACCTCAACCTATTCATATGGAAACATGGCATAAAGAATCCCCCCGCATACATCAAGGTCAAAGTTACCAAGAATGATGCGGGCAGGGTTGATGCAGAGCTGGTAGATGCGCCTGTTGACAAAAAAGAAAGCGTGGATGAAAAGGTCAAGAAGGCCGCCAAGGCTGAAAAAGCAGACAAGAAAGCCGAGAAGAAAGATGAAGAGCCATCCCCCTCCGAGACAGATGATATAAGGGAAGCAGAAGTTGTTTCTGAAACAACTGAAAAGAAGCCAAAGAAAGCGCCAGCCAAGAAAAAACCCAAAACTGCAAATTAA
- a CDS encoding ATP-binding protein — protein sequence MAIDITRSLEKSFLQETDCFSDIMGQDSVKKQVKSALLMGRHILIVGPPGIGKTTLAKNVAKLLPEIDIKSEQDGKTKKIKGSDRFVRIQGSPDLTVEDLLGDIDPVKALEFGPMSLKAFTPGKIFKADQGVLFFDEVNRCPEKLQNSLLQVLSEKTATIGSYDVDFPTNFIFIGTMNPEDSSTERLSEVFVDRFDIIYMSYPETPQIEKTIVLSNGKKMAVKFPESLLDFSVTFVRSLRDHKDLEEKPSVRASIGLFERAQANAFLAKRKIVELSDVQEAIISVVSHRITLKPSVKYLKSPADFIAEEFKKFTDHFDFNAEKGDGL from the coding sequence ATGGCCATTGATATCACCCGGAGCCTGGAAAAAAGCTTTCTTCAGGAAACTGATTGCTTTTCAGATATAATGGGGCAGGATTCTGTAAAGAAGCAGGTCAAATCTGCGCTTTTAATGGGCAGGCACATACTTATTGTGGGTCCGCCCGGAATTGGCAAAACAACGTTGGCCAAGAATGTCGCAAAGCTTCTGCCTGAAATCGATATTAAATCAGAGCAGGATGGAAAAACAAAAAAAATCAAGGGGTCGGACCGCTTTGTCAGGATACAGGGTTCACCTGACCTGACGGTTGAAGACCTCCTCGGGGATATTGACCCAGTGAAGGCTCTTGAATTTGGGCCTATGAGCCTGAAAGCGTTCACTCCTGGCAAAATATTCAAGGCCGACCAGGGAGTGCTGTTCTTTGATGAAGTCAACCGATGCCCGGAAAAGCTGCAAAACAGCCTGCTCCAGGTCCTGAGCGAAAAAACGGCCACCATTGGAAGCTATGATGTGGATTTCCCGACCAATTTCATCTTCATAGGAACCATGAATCCAGAGGACAGCTCAACAGAGCGGCTTTCGGAAGTCTTTGTGGACAGGTTTGACATAATCTACATGTCATATCCAGAAACACCGCAGATAGAAAAAACCATTGTGCTCTCAAATGGGAAAAAAATGGCGGTGAAATTCCCGGAAAGCCTTCTGGACTTCAGCGTCACCTTTGTCAGGAGCCTGAGAGACCACAAAGACCTTGAGGAAAAGCCAAGCGTAAGGGCAAGCATTGGGCTTTTTGAAAGGGCGCAGGCAAATGCCTTCCTTGCAAAAAGGAAAATTGTCGAGCTTTCTGATGTCCAGGAAGCCATTATATCAGTTGTGAGCCACAGGATAACACTCAAGCCATCTGTCAAATACCTCAAAAGCCCTGCTGACTTCATAGCAGAGGAATTCAAGAAATTCACCGATCATTTCGACTTTAACGCTGAAAAAGGTGATGGCCTTTGA
- a CDS encoding CBS domain-containing protein, which produces MEFEINEVKDIRKRLGLTQLELAKRANVSQSLIAKIEAGRIDPTYSKTIKIFQALRDMGKEKEITAGEIMQRKMISVQVNDDLKKVIETLKRHEISQMPVTEGTEVVGTISEATILESLLNGKSGSRAKDVMAEAPPSVSRQTPVSLVSNLLRYFSIVLVAEKGKPIGLITKSDLITKMYGKNPMQ; this is translated from the coding sequence ATGGAATTTGAGATTAACGAGGTCAAGGACATAAGAAAAAGGCTGGGATTGACACAGCTGGAGCTTGCCAAGAGGGCAAATGTCAGCCAGAGCCTTATTGCAAAAATCGAGGCTGGCAGGATTGACCCGACCTATTCCAAGACAATTAAGATATTCCAGGCCTTGCGCGACATGGGCAAGGAGAAGGAAATTACAGCCGGTGAAATAATGCAGAGGAAAATGATATCCGTTCAGGTAAATGATGACCTGAAAAAGGTAATTGAGACCCTGAAGAGGCATGAAATAAGCCAGATGCCCGTGACAGAGGGCACCGAGGTTGTGGGAACAATTAGTGAGGCAACCATCCTTGAAAGCCTTCTTAACGGCAAGTCTGGCAGCAGGGCCAAGGATGTCATGGCAGAAGCCCCGCCTTCTGTATCCCGGCAAACGCCAGTATCGCTGGTTTCCAATCTTCTCAGGTATTTTTCAATAGTTTTGGTTGCAGAGAAAGGCAAGCCCATAGGCCTGATAACAAAGTCTGACCTGATAACCAAGATGTATGGGAAAAATCCCATGCAGTAA
- a CDS encoding 30S ribosomal protein S19e: MTSAYDVPQQELVEKAAQELKSVSQIKPPVWSAFAKTGMHKERPPMQADWWYYRAASVLKYVYKLGPVGVAKLRIKYGGRKNRGHAPEHTFKGSGNIVRKILQQLDAAGLTKQTSKGTHKGRIVTPKGKSLVDKAASQIRQSKPREMPKMEAKHADKLAELKAAAPAPTEGKQKQKKKDAKEAVPETQAAE; this comes from the coding sequence ATGACAAGTGCATATGATGTTCCACAGCAGGAACTTGTTGAAAAAGCAGCCCAGGAGCTGAAAAGTGTCAGCCAGATCAAGCCTCCTGTATGGTCAGCCTTTGCAAAAACAGGAATGCACAAGGAAAGGCCGCCAATGCAGGCAGACTGGTGGTACTACAGGGCAGCATCTGTTTTGAAATATGTATACAAGCTCGGCCCAGTAGGGGTTGCAAAGCTCAGGATAAAATATGGCGGGCGAAAGAACAGGGGGCATGCCCCAGAGCACACTTTCAAAGGATCAGGAAATATTGTAAGAAAAATATTGCAGCAGCTGGATGCCGCTGGCCTGACCAAGCAAACTTCAAAGGGAACCCATAAAGGCAGAATCGTAACGCCCAAGGGCAAGTCGCTGGTGGACAAGGCCGCAAGCCAGATTCGCCAGTCAAAGCCAAGGGAAATGCCCAAGATGGAAGCCAAGCATGCGGACAAACTGGCTGAGCTAAAGGCAGCTGCACCAGCCCCGACAGAAGGCAAGCAGAAGCAAAAGAAAAAAGATGCCAAAGAGGCAGTCCCTGAAACACAGGCTGCAGAGTAA
- a CDS encoding NAD(P)-binding domain-containing protein, protein MEKEDIFDVIILGAGPAGLSVGSELSSKLNVLIVEKGLAGQTIHAWTYWNDRVKEVGISDTVTSRMTNGVARSMLGSEVRIKLGKINKFIPAIDENKLLNKFIVKIKKNKAKILSNCSFESLRDDGNRIHVNTSLGQFTCRLLIDAMGYDSVLASRFRVVTRGYFIPVGGWAISRIGLPSKEYNFMESILDKHPIPYWWSFPVDKKTDFIGSFYVTRTPLGRDLLEKDFAEMVKAHPYTQGKKITIKKKYYGNIPIASNFDQNNVDRIAFIGDARAWGTGFGWGFSPIISNYRDVSRRILKCLAANELDANSLKDATEIKFNSPLTDLNAKLEELVGVFLVNCNLKDFDRVLKVFKPHPEILEKLCTFTLTNKDIIKVLKIMHNEFTLLELFGIFSEKDHIFMIKELLAVLKDEELNFVRAIYKNL, encoded by the coding sequence ATGGAAAAAGAGGACATCTTTGATGTAATAATTCTAGGTGCAGGTCCCGCAGGACTTTCTGTTGGCTCTGAACTCTCGTCCAAACTCAATGTTCTAATTGTTGAGAAAGGCCTGGCCGGGCAGACAATACATGCATGGACCTATTGGAATGACAGGGTTAAGGAGGTAGGCATATCAGATACGGTTACTTCGAGGATGACAAATGGGGTCGCGAGATCAATGCTTGGGAGTGAGGTCAGGATAAAGCTGGGCAAGATCAATAAATTCATCCCGGCTATAGATGAAAACAAGCTGCTCAACAAATTCATAGTAAAAATAAAAAAGAATAAGGCTAAAATTTTGTCGAACTGCAGTTTCGAATCCTTGAGAGATGATGGGAACCGCATTCATGTTAATACCTCTCTTGGCCAATTCACATGCAGGCTGCTAATAGATGCCATGGGGTATGATTCTGTTCTCGCCAGCCGATTTAGGGTTGTAACACGCGGATATTTCATTCCAGTTGGTGGCTGGGCAATTTCCCGTATTGGACTTCCAAGCAAAGAATACAATTTTATGGAATCCATACTTGACAAGCATCCTATCCCCTATTGGTGGTCATTTCCTGTTGACAAGAAAACTGATTTCATAGGCAGTTTTTATGTTACCCGCACGCCCCTGGGAAGGGATTTGCTTGAAAAAGATTTTGCTGAGATGGTAAAGGCCCATCCCTACACCCAAGGTAAAAAAATCACCATCAAGAAAAAATACTATGGCAATATCCCGATAGCCTCGAATTTCGACCAGAATAATGTGGACAGAATAGCGTTTATTGGGGATGCAAGAGCCTGGGGCACTGGCTTTGGATGGGGGTTTAGCCCAATAATTTCCAACTACCGAGATGTGTCGCGCAGGATTTTGAAATGCTTGGCTGCCAATGAACTTGATGCAAATTCACTCAAGGATGCCACTGAAATTAAATTCAATTCCCCTCTAACCGACCTCAATGCCAAACTAGAAGAGTTGGTGGGTGTCTTCTTGGTAAATTGCAATCTAAAAGATTTTGACCGTGTATTAAAAGTATTCAAGCCCCACCCAGAGATTCTGGAAAAATTATGCACTTTTACGCTGACCAACAAGGATATCATTAAGGTCCTAAAAATTATGCACAATGAATTTACACTACTTGAACTATTTGGCATTTTTTCTGAAAAGGACCACATTTTCATGATAAAGGAATTGCTAGCCGTACTCAAGGACGAGGAATTGAACTTTGTCAGAGCGATATACAAAAATCTCTGA
- a CDS encoding anaerobic ribonucleoside-triphosphate reductase activating protein: MQAHISGIIENSQTLWPGRNCMVVFFSGCNYQCPFCFTPQMLGFKQETLIDLRQVKKLIMQNNVAQAVMFTGGEPCLQKLALLELAMFCKSAGFKVGLETNGSRPDVLEEALQNGLVDFIRMDVKSPLDDAAIFDRVTVSSTFFRSAPELADDVRASLEILHSNESDIELELRTTIVPHILYKKEDILNIATMLKGFKSAWVLQKFMPKPALANPRFSSIKPPSDEFMETIHNLVKKEYPFLRVELRLDMADFSQLPDTDLKEFRTNPEEALPE; the protein is encoded by the coding sequence ATGCAAGCGCATATCTCAGGAATCATTGAAAATTCTCAAACACTGTGGCCCGGCAGGAATTGCATGGTGGTATTCTTCTCTGGCTGCAATTACCAATGCCCTTTTTGCTTTACACCGCAAATGCTTGGATTTAAGCAGGAAACCCTTATTGACCTCAGGCAGGTCAAGAAATTAATCATGCAGAATAATGTGGCGCAGGCCGTGATGTTTACAGGAGGGGAGCCATGCCTCCAGAAGCTTGCTCTCCTGGAGCTGGCAATGTTCTGCAAAAGCGCTGGATTCAAAGTCGGGTTGGAAACCAATGGCTCACGGCCGGATGTGCTGGAGGAAGCCCTTCAGAACGGCCTTGTGGATTTTATCAGGATGGATGTCAAGTCCCCGCTTGATGATGCCGCAATATTTGACAGGGTCACTGTTTCCTCCACTTTTTTCAGATCGGCACCTGAGCTTGCAGATGATGTGCGTGCCAGCCTGGAAATTTTGCACTCCAATGAAAGCGATATAGAATTGGAGCTCCGGACAACCATTGTGCCGCATATCCTCTACAAGAAGGAAGACATCCTCAACATCGCGACAATGCTGAAGGGATTCAAGTCAGCATGGGTCTTGCAGAAATTTATGCCAAAGCCAGCATTGGCAAATCCAAGGTTTTCCAGCATAAAGCCGCCTTCTGACGAGTTCATGGAAACAATCCATAATCTCGTGAAAAAGGAATACCCATTTCTTCGGGTTGAATTGCGGCTGGATATGGCTGATTTTTCCCAGCTGCCTGATACGGACTTGAAGGAATTCAGGACAAACCCAGAAGAGGCCTTGCCAGAATAA
- a CDS encoding VWA domain-containing protein, whose protein sequence is MAFDMYTEVEEQTPFEEERQKGFSRSESELTHSITDADKESIDEGKLVSDAINQNLSSFNPDIMIEQMVKNFSLAKSMYGDSIIRRISGYDSSYINKNIRIPEFARELRNKLKERLQKLKDNQVIDSDGSFTDKGYDLASFVLYMEELNNIIPKGMLGEKIHKKANVYGDASDTRGYKRGDRFRDLSLKKSVRQVIRRKHTSLKEEDLVVYDRKSRGKLSIIYAIDASGSMRGQKIEICKKAGIALAYKAINEKDEVGLLSFGTDIKEKISPTTDFQRLLRAITMIRASMQTNIADTIMQSIDMFPRVHSTKHLLLLTDALPTFGDSPEEETLEAVSMARTSGITLSLIGINLDDKGEKFAKKMAETGEGRFYVVKNLKELDKIVLEDYYASI, encoded by the coding sequence ATGGCCTTTGACATGTACACTGAAGTTGAAGAACAAACACCTTTTGAAGAGGAACGCCAAAAGGGATTTTCCAGGTCTGAGAGCGAACTGACGCACTCAATAACTGATGCTGACAAGGAAAGCATCGATGAGGGCAAGCTTGTTTCTGATGCAATCAACCAAAATTTGAGTTCATTCAATCCTGATATCATGATAGAACAGATGGTGAAGAATTTCAGCCTGGCCAAGAGCATGTATGGAGACAGCATCATCAGGAGGATCAGCGGCTATGATTCCAGCTACATAAACAAAAACATACGGATTCCTGAGTTTGCCAGGGAGCTTCGCAATAAGCTCAAGGAAAGGCTGCAAAAGCTCAAGGACAACCAGGTTATTGACAGCGATGGCAGCTTCACAGACAAGGGATATGACCTCGCTTCATTCGTTCTTTATATGGAAGAGCTGAACAACATCATACCAAAGGGGATGCTGGGAGAAAAAATTCACAAAAAGGCCAATGTTTACGGCGATGCCAGCGATACGCGTGGCTACAAGCGGGGAGACAGGTTCAGGGACTTGTCGCTGAAAAAATCCGTGAGGCAGGTCATTCGCAGAAAGCACACTTCCCTGAAGGAGGAAGACCTGGTTGTTTATGACAGGAAAAGCAGGGGCAAGCTTTCGATTATTTATGCTATTGATGCGTCAGGAAGCATGCGGGGCCAGAAAATAGAAATCTGCAAAAAGGCAGGCATTGCCCTTGCCTATAAGGCAATAAATGAGAAGGATGAGGTCGGGCTTCTGTCATTTGGAACAGACATCAAGGAGAAAATATCCCCTACAACTGACTTTCAGAGGCTGTTGCGGGCCATTACCATGATAAGGGCGAGCATGCAGACCAATATTGCAGACACAATCATGCAAAGCATTGACATGTTTCCGCGCGTTCATTCCACAAAACATTTGCTGCTATTGACAGATGCACTCCCCACTTTTGGCGACAGCCCGGAAGAGGAAACGCTTGAAGCAGTTTCGATGGCAAGAACATCCGGAATAACTTTGTCACTGATAGGGATAAACCTCGATGATAAGGGAGAAAAGTTTGCCAAGAAGATGGCTGAAACAGGCGAAGGCCGCTTCTATGTTGTCAAAAACCTGAAAGAGCTCGACAAGATTGTGCTGGAGGATTACTATGCATCAATATAA